A single region of the Ascaphus truei isolate aAscTru1 chromosome 6, aAscTru1.hap1, whole genome shotgun sequence genome encodes:
- the LOC142496599 gene encoding maternal B9.10 protein-like, with protein sequence MSSITDQSLLPLVLSLPPSRSCNMRLEIEAAVTFLMKVLNRKKSLEPARAEALGVSLTLLLSHRYQGHWYPDKPDRGQAYRCIRINPWQYVDESLLQACVQSGIEYSRLPLPQELTVWIDPFEVCGRLGENNDFFTIATFKYEVEVPVPMPKHPARETSDYSSEGPSSEYVSETSSDDEITGKKCNISEDQSPLPSSGDTIDALQWPQNTSTGCPTNGAPDDQAKVGHDVTLNVYSVLQPNNEGDTCQSKGDPKASMFLPSDPQVSLLEGMHCLETLANIIVGETGPHL encoded by the exons ATGTCTTCTATCACTGATCAAAGCTTGTTGCCTCTTGTCCTCAGTTTGCCTCCGTCTCGTTCTTGCAATATGCGTCTGGAAATCGAGGCCGCTGTCACTTTCCTCATGAAGGTCCTGAACCGGAAGAAGAGTCTGGAGCCTGCCCGGGCGGAGGCTCTGGGAGTGAGCCTGACACTGCTGCTGAGTCACAGATACCAGGGTCACTGGTACCCAGACAAGCCTGACAGGGGCCAGGCATACCG GTGTATCCGAATCAACCCCTGGCAGTATGTTGACGAGTCTTTGCTTCAGGCCTGTGTGCAAAGTGGTATCGAGTACTCCAGGCTTCCTCTCCCGCAGGAGCTTACTGTTTGGATTGATCCGTTTGAGGTCTGTGGAAG GTTGGGAGAGAACAATGATTTCTTCACAATAGCTACATTCAAATATGAAGTGGAAGTCCCAGTACCGATGCCAAAGCACCCAGCCCGAGAAACTTCGGATTACTCCTCCGAGGGACCGTCCTCTGAATATGTTTCGGAGACCTCCTCAGATGATGAAATAACTGGGAAAAAATGTAACATCTCCGAAGACCAGAGTCCTCTCCCATCAAGCGGTGACACGATTGATGCTCTCCAGTGGCCTCAGAACACAAGCACTGGATGTCCCACAAATGGGGCACCAGATGACCAAGCTAAGGTTGGACATGACGTGACCCTAAATGTTTACAGTGTCCTGCAGCCAAACAATGAGGGTGACACCTGTCAGTCAAAAGGGGATCCAAAAGCCTCTATGTTCTTGCCAAGTGACCCACAAGTTTCCCTTCTAGAGGGGATGCATTGCTTGGAAACACTAGCCAATATTATTGTAGGGGAAACTGGACCACACCTATAA